The following are encoded in a window of Thermodesulfobacterium geofontis OPF15 genomic DNA:
- a CDS encoding M20/M25/M40 family metallo-hydrolase, with translation MVENDKIINLLKTLVEIESPSKKEDQIKEFVKNYLKNLGYEVFESENYIATKTTSDLIVATHLDTLPLDYKFFYDGIYAYGTGVCDAKASITAMLVAAENKLNYTLAFFCDEEEDGLGSKEFVKTWENGKFAIVMEPTNLEIASKHWGSFELIIKVEGKEAHGAFPEKGINAIEKTFELYKKLKKLNLKLNPLRINGGSEKYIIPDICEIKFEIFLKPKEKISDYLEKIKFVENFGKYEIDHVYEGYISGEVVKYLEEAIKLAKLPISYTEMKSWTDALNLKERFDVVVWGPGNLEFCHTKEEKVKIEEIKKAIEVLASLNFLFSSKNKPR, from the coding sequence ATGGTTGAGAATGACAAAATCATTAACCTCTTAAAAACTTTAGTAGAAATTGAATCTCCAAGTAAAAAGGAAGACCAAATTAAAGAATTTGTGAAAAATTATTTGAAAAATTTAGGATATGAAGTTTTTGAGAGCGAAAATTATATAGCTACTAAAACTACTTCAGATCTAATAGTAGCTACCCATTTAGACACTCTTCCTTTAGATTACAAATTTTTTTATGATGGAATTTATGCCTATGGAACAGGGGTATGTGATGCTAAAGCAAGTATTACAGCTATGCTTGTCGCAGCTGAAAATAAATTAAACTATACTCTTGCTTTTTTTTGTGATGAAGAAGAAGATGGTCTTGGCTCTAAAGAATTTGTAAAAACTTGGGAAAATGGGAAATTTGCTATAGTAATGGAACCTACTAATTTAGAAATAGCTTCCAAACATTGGGGAAGTTTTGAACTTATAATAAAGGTTGAAGGTAAGGAAGCACATGGAGCTTTCCCTGAAAAGGGAATTAATGCTATAGAAAAAACTTTTGAACTTTATAAAAAACTTAAAAAACTAAATCTAAAACTTAATCCCTTAAGAATTAACGGAGGGTCTGAAAAATACATAATACCAGATATTTGTGAAATAAAGTTTGAAATTTTTCTTAAACCCAAAGAAAAGATTTCTGACTATTTAGAAAAAATTAAATTTGTAGAAAATTTTGGCAAATATGAAATTGACCATGTTTATGAAGGGTATATAAGTGGTGAAGTAGTAAAATATCTTGAAGAAGCTATTAAATTAGCTAAATTACCCATTTCTTATACTGAAATGAAGTCCTGGACAGATGCTTTAAATCTAAAAGAAAGATTTGATGTAGTAGTCTGGGGACCAGGGAATTTAGAATTTTGTCATACTAAAGAAGAAAAAGTAAAAATAGAGGAGATTAAAAAAGCTATAGAGGTTTTAGCTTCTCTAAACTTTCTTTTTTCTTCTAAAAACAAACCAAGATAA
- a CDS encoding GNAT family N-acetyltransferase, translating into MRIRQVKPNDINDFIETYIKAYEELENYKYRTRKEIKNYFKWLYNRDKEGFIVAEENGKSVGFAGGDTNWINFEGEKVLEIHEIFVLPEFRKRGIGSQLLKHLLSYGIKKDRKLAELWVGKTNYKAINFYKKFGFKEAGEWGKWLRMTKSLTS; encoded by the coding sequence ATGAGAATAAGACAAGTAAAACCAAATGATATAAATGATTTTATAGAAACTTATATTAAGGCTTATGAAGAATTAGAAAATTATAAATATAGAACAAGGAAAGAAATTAAGAACTATTTTAAATGGCTTTATAATAGAGATAAAGAGGGCTTTATAGTGGCAGAAGAAAATGGCAAATCTGTAGGATTTGCAGGAGGAGATACTAATTGGATAAATTTTGAGGGAGAAAAGGTTTTAGAAATTCATGAAATTTTTGTTCTCCCAGAATTTAGAAAAAGGGGTATAGGCTCTCAGCTTTTGAAACATCTTTTATCTTATGGAATTAAAAAAGATAGAAAACTTGCTGAACTTTGGGTTGGAAAAACTAATTACAAAGCCATAAATTTTTACAAAAAATTTGGTTTTAAAGAAGCTGGAGAATGGGGGAAATGGTTGAGAATGACAAAATCATTAACCTCTTAA
- the cas6 gene encoding CRISPR-associated endoribonuclease Cas6, with protein sequence MKIKIIFESKEKLSLDKDYRCHFISFLKKVFEKANLERIYQRKEYRPYTFSVWLGETFKIDEKLHTDTKISFLFSSGDPVVITNFYNGVLKLKNERFKIIGENFEIKDINLLPYKKIKTNKAIFKTIGVCVLNNPQVQKKDFKSWYITPYDDLDKFNEILYQRTNDRFKYLTGRKDAHPIRLNLLENYPIKEVMVKHYNGYVRGFKGVFELSGSPEILQFVYDYGFGIRTGQGFGLLELVKEL encoded by the coding sequence ATGAAGATAAAAATAATATTTGAAAGCAAAGAAAAATTAAGTTTAGATAAAGATTATCGATGCCATTTTATTTCATTTTTAAAAAAGGTTTTTGAAAAAGCTAATTTAGAGAGGATTTACCAAAGAAAAGAATATAGACCATATACATTTTCAGTATGGCTTGGAGAAACTTTTAAGATTGATGAAAAACTCCATACCGATACGAAAATTTCTTTTTTATTTTCAAGTGGTGATCCAGTAGTTATCACAAATTTCTATAACGGTGTGCTTAAACTAAAAAATGAGAGATTTAAAATAATTGGTGAAAATTTTGAAATAAAAGATATAAATTTACTTCCATACAAAAAAATTAAAACTAATAAAGCAATTTTTAAAACTATTGGGGTCTGTGTTTTAAACAACCCTCAAGTTCAGAAGAAGGATTTTAAGAGTTGGTATATTACGCCTTACGACGATTTAGATAAGTTTAACGAAATTCTTTATCAAAGAACAAACGATAGGTTTAAGTATTTAACGGGAAGGAAGGATGCACATCCTATTAGACTTAATTTGCTTGAAAATTATCCAATCAAAGAGGTTATGGTTAAGCATTATAATGGGTATGTCCGAGGGTTTAAGGGAGTTTTCGAACTTTCTGGCTCTCCTGAAATTCTTCAGTTTGTATATGATTACGGATTTGGGATAAGAACAGGGCAGGGGTTTGGATTGTTAGAGCTGGTTAAGGAGTTATAA
- the cas5b gene encoding type I-B CRISPR-associated protein Cas5b, translating to MKVLKLKIYQPTAHYRILFTFARRHTYPIPPYSTVIGFICNVLGIRDQWDENFEKLKEGLSLAIYGNYEYLNREYVWFRTLDKDSHIGRFGWQENRFIDQLPEHPGGQIPTRVDVLENVKLVIYIRHEDENFIEILKNAFENPSNRIYPIHLGRAEDLVVFEEIKTLNIKEEKKPLYGSLKEYNFTWLVDPGRGEKYLDFKFYPENYSEFFNKIQGSYHLITSFYRIVEGFRVFEQIPVKLFEGGSFPLSFGKPFRFIFDEEENLPLFFTKMIYPEE from the coding sequence ATGAAAGTTCTTAAATTAAAAATCTATCAACCTACAGCTCATTATAGGATACTCTTTACCTTTGCAAGAAGACATACTTATCCTATTCCACCATATTCAACAGTTATCGGTTTTATTTGCAATGTATTAGGAATAAGAGACCAATGGGACGAGAACTTTGAAAAGCTAAAAGAAGGGTTATCTCTTGCCATCTATGGCAATTACGAATATCTAAACAGGGAATATGTGTGGTTTAGAACTTTAGATAAAGATTCTCACATTGGTAGATTTGGGTGGCAAGAAAACAGATTTATCGACCAATTGCCAGAACACCCTGGAGGGCAAATTCCAACAAGAGTAGATGTTTTAGAAAATGTAAAATTAGTGATTTACATAAGACATGAGGACGAAAATTTTATTGAGATATTAAAAAACGCTTTTGAAAATCCTTCAAACAGGATTTATCCCATCCATCTGGGAAGGGCAGAAGACTTAGTTGTGTTTGAAGAGATAAAAACTCTAAACATTAAAGAAGAAAAGAAACCATTATACGGAAGTCTTAAGGAATACAATTTTACTTGGCTTGTCGACCCAGGAAGAGGTGAAAAATATTTAGACTTTAAATTTTATCCTGAAAATTATAGCGAATTTTTTAACAAAATCCAAGGAAGCTATCATTTAATCACCTCTTTTTATAGAATTGTGGAAGGATTTAGGGTTTTCGAGCAAATACCTGTTAAGCTATTTGAAGGTGGTTCTTTTCCGCTTTCTTTTGGAAAACCATTTAGATTTATTTTTGATGAAGAAGAAAATCTCCCTTTATTTTTCACCAAAATGATTTATCCAGAGGAGTAA